One region of Acidovorax sp. T1 genomic DNA includes:
- the mnmA gene encoding tRNA 2-thiouridine(34) synthase MnmA, translated as MKKQRVVVGLSGGVDSAVTAYLLKQQGHEVVGIFMKNWEDDDDSEYCSSNIDFVDAAAVADVIGIEIEHVNFAADYKDRVFAEFLREYQAGRTPNPDVLCNAEIKFKAFLDHAMRLGAEKIATGHYARVRQNAATGLFELLKGLDPSKDQSYFLHRLNQAQLSKTLFPVGELHKTEVRRIAEEIGLPNAKKKDSTGICFIGERPFREFLNRYISHAPGPIQDDRGRTLGQHVGLSFYTLGQRQGLGIGGVKAKGAELKAALERGQRGVGEHEPWFVARKDMEKNVLRVVQGHDHPWLLSHRLDAQDASWCAGHAPAPGPYAAKTRYRQQDAACTVVSAVGADFRLEFPEAQWAVTPGQSAVLYDGEVCLGGGVIAAVDPSA; from the coding sequence ATGAAAAAGCAACGCGTTGTCGTGGGCCTGAGCGGCGGAGTGGATTCCGCCGTCACCGCCTACCTGCTCAAACAACAAGGCCACGAGGTGGTCGGCATCTTCATGAAGAACTGGGAGGATGACGACGACAGCGAATACTGCTCGTCCAACATCGACTTCGTGGACGCCGCCGCCGTGGCCGATGTGATCGGCATCGAGATCGAGCACGTCAACTTCGCGGCCGACTACAAAGACCGCGTGTTCGCCGAGTTTTTGCGCGAGTACCAGGCCGGGCGCACACCCAATCCCGATGTGCTGTGCAATGCCGAGATCAAGTTCAAGGCCTTTCTCGACCACGCCATGCGCCTGGGGGCCGAGAAGATTGCCACCGGGCACTATGCGCGCGTGCGCCAGAACGCAGCCACGGGCCTGTTCGAGCTGCTCAAGGGCCTGGACCCGTCCAAGGACCAGAGCTATTTTTTGCACCGGCTGAACCAGGCGCAGCTGTCCAAAACGCTGTTCCCCGTGGGCGAGCTGCACAAGACCGAGGTGCGCCGCATTGCCGAAGAAATTGGCCTGCCCAATGCCAAGAAGAAGGATTCCACCGGCATTTGCTTCATTGGCGAGCGGCCGTTTCGCGAGTTTTTGAACCGCTACATCAGCCACGCGCCCGGCCCCATCCAGGACGACCGGGGCCGCACGCTGGGCCAGCATGTGGGCCTGAGCTTTTATACGCTGGGCCAGCGCCAGGGCCTGGGCATTGGTGGCGTGAAAGCCAAGGGCGCCGAGCTGAAGGCCGCGCTAGAGCGGGGCCAGCGCGGCGTGGGTGAGCACGAACCGTGGTTTGTGGCGCGCAAGGATATGGAAAAAAACGTGCTGCGCGTGGTGCAGGGCCACGACCACCCCTGGCTGCTGTCGCACCGGCTTGATGCCCAGGATGCCAGCTGGTGCGCGGGCCATGCGCCCGCGCCGGGCCCGTACGCCGCCAAGACGCGCTACCGCCAGCAGGATGCGGCCTGCACCGTGGTGAGTGCGGTGGGCGCCGACTTTCGCCTGGAGTTTCCCGAGGCGCAGTGGGCCGTCACGCCAGGGCAAAGTGCCGTGCTGTACGACGGCGAGGTGTGCCTGGGCGGCGGTGTGATTGCGGCGGTGGACCCGTCGGCCTGA
- the ssb gene encoding single-stranded DNA-binding protein — MASINKVIIVGNLGRDPEMRTFPSGDQVANVTIATTDRWKDKQTGEMKEATEWHRVVFNGRLAEIVGQYLRKGSQVYVEGSLRTRKWTDQAGVEKYSTEIRADQMQMLGGRQGMGGQGGGHDDGGGYGGDSGGGYDQAPRRAAPAPMQQRPVAPAPRPAPAPAAQAPRAASGFDDMDDDIPF, encoded by the coding sequence ATGGCATCCATCAACAAAGTCATCATCGTCGGCAACCTGGGCCGCGACCCGGAAATGCGCACCTTCCCCAGCGGCGACCAGGTGGCCAACGTGACGATTGCCACCACCGATCGCTGGAAAGACAAGCAGACCGGCGAAATGAAGGAAGCCACCGAGTGGCACCGCGTGGTCTTCAACGGCCGCCTGGCCGAGATCGTGGGCCAATACCTGCGCAAGGGCTCGCAGGTGTACGTGGAAGGCAGCCTGCGCACCCGCAAGTGGACCGACCAGGCCGGCGTGGAGAAATACAGCACCGAAATCCGCGCCGACCAAATGCAGATGCTGGGCGGCCGCCAAGGCATGGGCGGCCAAGGTGGCGGCCATGACGACGGCGGCGGCTATGGCGGAGACTCCGGCGGCGGCTACGACCAGGCCCCGCGCCGCGCCGCGCCAGCACCCATGCAACAACGCCCTGTAGCACCCGCCCCCCGGCCCGCGCCGGCCCCAGCGGCGCAGGCACCGCGCGCTGCCTCGGGCTTTGATGACATGGATGACGACATTCCGTTCTGA
- a CDS encoding MFS transporter yields the protein MTPLERRSSISLALIFALRMLGLFLVLPVFALEARKYPGGDDPALVGLAMGIYGLTQAVLQLPLGMASDRFGRKRVIVLGLLVFAAGSLLAALADSLTGLLVGRALQGAGAVSAAVTALLADQTRDAVRTKAMALVGGSIGLVFAVALVAAPVLTAHIGLAGLFGLTCALALAGVAVVLWWVPAESAEHKNAPRGSVSDVWRNPDLLRLNLGVFVLHTVQLSMWVAVPAMLVQAGLTKDHHWQVYLPAVVLSFVAMGGLFAMERRGRLRGALLGAIALVLLVQVGLGLLSASGATPTLWVLGPLMFLFFCGFNALEASQPSLVSRMAPAPVRGAALGSYNTLQSLGLFAGGALGGALVKWAGAPGLFAATAALTALWLVLTWPLRPVGRSAGGGH from the coding sequence ATGACGCCGCTGGAGCGCCGCTCCAGCATCAGCCTGGCGCTGATCTTTGCGCTGCGCATGCTGGGCCTGTTTCTCGTGCTGCCCGTATTCGCACTGGAGGCACGCAAATACCCCGGCGGTGACGACCCCGCGCTGGTCGGCCTGGCCATGGGCATCTATGGCCTCACCCAGGCCGTGCTGCAACTGCCGCTGGGCATGGCGTCCGACCGCTTCGGGCGCAAGCGCGTCATCGTGCTGGGCCTCTTGGTGTTTGCGGCGGGCAGCCTGCTGGCGGCGCTGGCCGATTCGCTCACCGGCCTGCTGGTGGGCCGCGCGCTGCAGGGCGCCGGCGCCGTGTCGGCTGCTGTAACAGCCCTGCTGGCCGACCAGACGCGCGACGCCGTGCGCACCAAGGCCATGGCGCTGGTGGGCGGCAGCATCGGCCTGGTGTTTGCCGTGGCGCTGGTGGCCGCCCCGGTGCTGACGGCCCATATCGGCCTGGCCGGCCTGTTTGGCCTGACCTGCGCACTGGCGCTGGCGGGCGTGGCCGTGGTGCTGTGGTGGGTGCCGGCCGAGTCGGCTGAGCACAAAAACGCACCGCGCGGCAGTGTGTCCGATGTGTGGCGCAACCCCGATCTGCTGCGCCTGAACCTGGGCGTGTTCGTGCTGCACACCGTGCAGTTGTCGATGTGGGTGGCCGTGCCGGCCATGCTGGTGCAGGCGGGCCTGACCAAAGACCACCACTGGCAGGTGTATCTGCCGGCCGTGGTGCTGTCTTTTGTGGCCATGGGGGGGCTGTTTGCGATGGAGCGGCGCGGCCGCCTGCGCGGCGCCCTGCTGGGCGCCATTGCCCTGGTGCTGCTGGTGCAGGTGGGCCTGGGGCTGCTCTCGGCCAGCGGCGCCACCCCCACGCTGTGGGTGCTGGGGCCGCTGATGTTTTTGTTCTTTTGCGGCTTCAATGCACTCGAAGCCAGCCAGCCCAGCCTGGTGTCGCGCATGGCACCAGCGCCGGTGCGCGGCGCGGCGCTGGGCAGCTACAACACGCTGCAGTCGCTGGGGCTGTTTGCCGGCGGCGCACTGGGCGGCGCACTGGTCAAATGGGCCGGCGCACCCGGGCTGTTTGCCGCCACCGCCGCCTTGACCGCCCTGTGGCTGGTGCTGACCTGGCCTCTGCGCCCCGTGGGCCGCAGCGCGGGCGGCGGGCACTGA
- the uvrA gene encoding excinuclease ABC subunit UvrA codes for MGHALAQARISIRGARTHNLKNIDLDIPRNQLVVITGLSGSGKSSLAFDTLYAEGQRRYVESLSAYARQFLGRLDKPDVDLIEGLSPAISIEQKATSHNPRSTVGTVTEIHDYLRLLYARAGTPFCPDHGLPLAAQTVSQMVDAVLALPEDTKLMVLAPVAREKKGEFTELFAQMQAQGYVRFRVDGQIYEHENLPQLKKTEKHDIDVVIDRVKVRADLQQRLAESIEAALRVGGHEGNGRVLALEMDTGQEHLFSSKFACPVCSYSLAELEPRLFSFNSPMGACPACDGIGQREVFDPTRVVAFPSLSLASGAIKGWDRRNGYYFAMLESLARHYAFDIDAPFESLPAPVQQAILHGSGEEEIAFSYIMDSGASKGKAIVKKHVFEGILPNMARRYRETDSVVVREDLARYRSTQPCPECHGVRLRREARHVKLGEGEQARAIYEVSHATLSAAHAWFNDLKLSGAKAEIADKVVREIATRLQFLNDVGLSYLSLDRSAETLSGGEAQRIRLASQIGSGLTGVMYVLDEPSIGLHQRDNDRLIATLQHLRDIGNSVIVVEHDEDMMRAADQVIDMGPGAGVHGGRVMAQGTYDEVRANAQSLTGKYLSGALSIAVPRRRTPWLPVLEQPAPVAEAKAKSRFPQTEASKRRAERMAEHHARQGAVQALRVAGASGNNLQGVTVDFPVGLLTCVTGVSGSGKSTLVNDTLYKAVARQLYRAHDEPAPHEEIVGIEYFDKVINVDQSPIGRTPRSNPATYTGLFTPIRELMAETNTAKERGYGPGRFSFNVGAAGGGGRCEACQGDGMVKVEMHFLPDVYVPCDICHGQRYNRETLEVLWKGKNIAQILELTVEDAAAYFKDVPTIARKLQTLLDVGLSYIRLGQSATTLSGGEAQRVKLAQELSKRDTGRTLYILDEPTTGLHFADIDLLLKVLHQLRDAGNTIVIIEHNLDVIKTADWLIDMGPEGGAGGGSVVGVGTPEELAANPASHTGRYLAPYLSK; via the coding sequence CTGGGCCACGCCCTGGCGCAGGCGCGCATCAGCATCCGCGGGGCGCGCACGCACAACCTCAAGAACATCGACCTCGACATCCCGCGCAACCAGCTGGTGGTGATTACCGGGCTGTCGGGCTCGGGCAAATCGAGCCTGGCGTTCGACACCCTGTATGCCGAGGGCCAGCGGCGCTATGTGGAAAGCCTGTCGGCCTATGCGCGGCAGTTTCTGGGGCGGCTGGACAAGCCCGATGTGGACCTGATCGAGGGCTTGTCGCCAGCGATTTCCATCGAGCAGAAGGCCACCAGCCACAACCCGCGCTCCACCGTGGGCACGGTGACCGAGATCCACGACTACCTGCGCCTGCTGTATGCCCGCGCCGGCACGCCGTTTTGCCCCGACCATGGCCTGCCGCTGGCAGCGCAGACCGTGAGCCAGATGGTGGACGCCGTGCTGGCCCTGCCCGAGGACACCAAGCTCATGGTGCTGGCCCCCGTGGCGCGTGAGAAAAAGGGCGAGTTCACCGAGTTGTTCGCGCAGATGCAGGCGCAGGGCTATGTGCGTTTTCGCGTCGATGGCCAGATCTACGAGCACGAAAACCTGCCCCAGCTCAAGAAGACCGAGAAGCACGACATCGACGTGGTGATCGACCGGGTGAAGGTGCGCGCGGACCTGCAGCAGCGCCTGGCCGAGAGCATCGAGGCGGCCCTGCGCGTGGGCGGGCACGAGGGCAACGGCCGCGTGCTGGCGCTGGAGATGGACACGGGGCAAGAGCACCTGTTCAGCAGCAAGTTCGCCTGCCCGGTGTGCAGCTATTCATTGGCCGAGCTGGAGCCGCGCCTGTTCTCCTTCAACTCGCCCATGGGCGCCTGCCCCGCGTGCGACGGCATCGGCCAGCGCGAGGTGTTTGACCCGACGCGTGTGGTCGCCTTCCCCAGCCTGAGCCTGGCCAGCGGCGCCATCAAGGGCTGGGACCGGCGCAACGGCTACTACTTTGCCATGCTGGAGAGCCTGGCCAGGCACTACGCGTTCGACATCGATGCGCCGTTTGAATCGCTGCCCGCGCCGGTGCAGCAAGCCATCCTGCACGGCTCGGGCGAGGAAGAAATCGCCTTCAGCTACATCATGGACAGCGGTGCCTCCAAGGGCAAAGCGATCGTCAAGAAGCATGTTTTCGAGGGCATCCTGCCCAACATGGCACGCCGCTACCGCGAGACGGATTCGGTGGTGGTGCGCGAAGACCTGGCCCGCTACCGCAGCACCCAGCCCTGCCCCGAATGCCACGGCGTGCGCCTGCGCCGCGAGGCCCGCCATGTGAAGCTGGGCGAGGGCGAACAGGCCCGCGCCATCTATGAGGTGAGCCACGCCACGCTCAGCGCGGCGCACGCCTGGTTCAATGACTTGAAGCTCAGCGGCGCCAAGGCCGAGATTGCCGACAAGGTGGTGCGCGAGATCGCCACGCGCCTGCAGTTTCTGAACGACGTGGGCCTGAGTTATTTGAGCCTGGACCGCAGCGCCGAAACCCTGAGCGGCGGCGAGGCGCAGCGCATTCGCCTGGCGTCACAGATCGGCTCGGGCCTGACGGGTGTGATGTATGTGCTCGACGAGCCCAGCATCGGCCTGCACCAGCGCGACAACGACCGCCTGATCGCCACGCTGCAGCACCTGCGCGACATTGGCAACAGCGTGATCGTGGTCGAGCACGACGAAGACATGATGCGCGCCGCCGACCAGGTGATCGACATGGGCCCCGGCGCGGGCGTGCACGGCGGGCGCGTGATGGCGCAAGGCACCTACGACGAAGTGCGCGCCAATGCGCAGTCGCTCACCGGCAAATACCTTTCGGGCGCGCTGTCGATTGCCGTGCCCCGGCGCCGCACGCCGTGGCTGCCGGTGCTGGAGCAGCCCGCGCCGGTGGCGGAGGCCAAGGCCAAGTCGCGCTTTCCGCAAACCGAGGCCAGCAAGCGCCGCGCCGAGCGCATGGCCGAGCACCACGCACGCCAGGGTGCCGTGCAGGCGCTGCGCGTGGCGGGCGCCAGCGGCAACAATTTGCAGGGCGTGACGGTGGACTTCCCCGTCGGACTGCTCACCTGCGTGACGGGCGTGTCGGGCTCCGGCAAGAGCACGCTGGTCAACGACACGCTGTACAAAGCCGTGGCACGCCAGCTGTACCGCGCGCACGACGAGCCCGCACCGCACGAAGAAATCGTGGGCATCGAGTATTTCGACAAGGTCATCAACGTTGACCAGAGCCCCATTGGCCGCACGCCGCGCAGCAACCCCGCCACCTACACGGGCCTGTTCACGCCGATCCGTGAGCTGATGGCCGAGACCAACACCGCCAAGGAACGCGGCTACGGCCCGGGGCGCTTCAGCTTCAACGTGGGTGCAGCAGGTGGTGGGGGCCGCTGCGAAGCCTGCCAGGGCGACGGCATGGTGAAGGTGGAAATGCACTTTTTGCCCGACGTGTACGTGCCCTGCGACATCTGCCACGGCCAGCGCTACAACCGCGAGACGCTCGAAGTGCTGTGGAAGGGCAAAAACATCGCGCAGATCCTGGAGCTGACGGTGGAAGACGCCGCCGCCTACTTCAAGGACGTGCCGACCATCGCGCGCAAGCTGCAGACGCTGCTGGACGTGGGGCTGTCGTACATCCGCCTGGGCCAGAGCGCCACCACGCTCTCGGGCGGCGAAGCGCAGCGCGTCAAACTCGCGCAAGAGCTGAGCAAACGCGACACCGGCCGCACGCTCTACATCCTCGATGAACCGACCACCGGCCTGCACTTTGCCGACATCGACCTGCTGCTCAAGGTGCTGCACCAGCTGCGCGACGCAGGCAACACCATCGTCATCATCGAGCACAACCTCGACGTCATCAAAACCGCCGACTGGCTGATCGACATGGGGCCCGAGGGCGGCGCGGGCGGCGGCAGCGTGGTGGGCGTGGGCACGCCCGAAGAACTGGCGGCCAACCCGGCCAGCCACACGGGGCGGTATCTGGCGCCGTATCTCAGCAAATAG